Part of the Rhinoderma darwinii isolate aRhiDar2 chromosome 2, aRhiDar2.hap1, whole genome shotgun sequence genome, tacctattttcagacgtaaacgaggcgtattatgcctcgttttacgcctgaaaatagggctacaatacgtcggcaaacatctgcccattcatttgaatgggtttgccgacgtactgtgcagacgacctgtaatttacgcgtcgtcgtttgacagctgtcaaacgacgacgcgtaaattgactgcctcggcaaagaagtgcaaggcacttctttgccacgtaatttgagccgttcttcattgaagtcaatgaagagcagctcaagatatacgagcgtcacagacgcctcgtatattacgaggaggagcatttacggctgaaacgacgcagctggtttcttctgaaaacaggctgtcatttcagccgtaaatgacagctagcgtgtgaacatacccttagagttcagGCGCTCACCTCCAAATTCTCACCTATGTGGTCCCTGCCAGTCGGGGGATCCATTGCTGTTTAGTAGCAGGCCACACCTTACACACAGGCGGCCTGTACACTCGAGTTCTGGGAAGTGGTTGTATGACTCGTCTGGGTCCCTGTATAAGGAATGAATCATTGATATAGCGATGATGAATTTTGGACAAGTGGCAGAGCCCCATAAGGATTAAGGGCCCAGTAATAACTGTCCCACATCAAGGGATGTTAAATCGCAAGTCTATTTCTGCTTCATTTGGTGGTGTAGTTTAATGCACTATGTTGTAGTAAGCAAGCATTTAGACTGGTGGTTGTAGTGATCAGAATAATATTAGGAAGTCCAGAAAACTGTCTGCacccatgatcactactttatttCACCTATCTCCAGGCTTCGAAACCCCCAGAAACATTTCAATACAACCTTTTCAACCCCTTTTGATAGCCCCTcccgaggacccccctctatgagccaaaatGGCTTTAGTTCTAGTGAACTCCGCACGACCATGTATCACTtggttgcccattcatttgaatggatgcCATGTAGTACTACATTTTTCCAGCAGCTGCCACATAGAGCTTTCTCCAGCAATAACTACCGATTGCTGGAGGTTAGAAAATCTGAACTTACACCATCTGTTTCTGGGGGTTGACAAGATGAGACAAACTATTTCATGTACACTGCTCCCTATTCTGCCCAAAAATATCTGTTACTATTTCTATGCAATTGGCTGTGTGTCAGTCTTTCCTCTGATGTCTTTGTCATTCTCTTGGTATCCTCATTACTTAATCTGCCCTTTGACTTTTCTCTATAATTTCTTCCATGATTATTATTTATCCTGTTCCTTCATCTCCCACACGTGTGACTAGTAAATCTAGGGTTTTCCCGTCCTTCTGTCTATCCTTGGTCTTTACTGATTCATTTCCAATCTTTCACAACCCATCCCTTTATTTCCTAAAATAAACTTTACAGATGTTAGTGTGTTGTGTTAACAGTATACATAAACATAGATTTATTTATCAGCTCTGTATACTTTGATTGTATCCCTATTTATTACTCATGCAATGAAGGTATTGGGAAGAGCGTGAATAGATCTAGTAATCGGTCTTACTGTAGTCAGTCTTTTGGCTTCTGTATGTCTTTGTTTCTTTTATAACTTTTGTCCTTCACAATCTGTTAAACTTGACATTTTTCCCTTGCTCTGGAACACTGCAGTTATTGTTGTTTCTGCTCCAGTCCTTATCTATAGGACACATTATAACAAGATTCATTTGTTTTTTAGCTGGAGCCCCGGACGACAGACCTCAATATACAAGCTGCTGCGTAGTTCCTACGTATGACTTCATAACTCTGTGAACGAGTTAAAGTTCTAACCTTGCTGGAGGAGGATTTGAGAAATAAAAATAGAAGCGCAAAATTACTGCTTCATCTTCATTTATTTGCTAGGCACATCAGATTTCATTCTTTGTTTTTTCTTAAGAAGCAAGTTTTCCACAAAAACCTTTTAGGCAATTCTCCAGGAAAATTCATTAAGTGGATCCAATAGAGGTCTCCACATTTTTTCCAAGCAACTATGAGGATTTTATGACTATAGCGATGCCTGGGATGCATACCATGGGGAGCCCAGAATGTGGCTTAACCCGGTCTGCCCAGCAAACTCTTTCAAGAAGTCACTGCAAAAACATCAGGCAGAAAATCTCCCAGTGGGAAGTTAGGGTCAATAGTGGTTCATGTGGAGATCTGCTTGACTTGAAACCCAAAACACCTTTTTGTGATCAAAATGGACTAACAAAATCTACAGAGGATGGATTGGACGACAGGAAGTTAGGTGTAAGTCGTGGTAAGAATTTGGGTCTGGATTTCAGGGAAGGCAGTAGAGGCAACTTACTAGATCGTGAAAATAACAGGGTCATTCCTAGTCAACCGAATATTTATGAGGACCAAGTTGAAAGCCCAACAAATTTTAACACAAAAGCAAGGACATTTTTAGAACATAATATAGAACTTCCTCCTGGGAACTTTTACACCTCTGCTGGAATGTTCAAGAAAAGCAGTATGATTTCACAGGAAAATTTAACAGAGATGGTTTTAGAATTTAAAAGAAGAAGGGGTAAAAGCATTTCAACAGACAAGGAGCCAGATTTGGGAAGCCTGATGGATCAAACAATTGCAATACAGAGTATGGAAAACATTTATTATGATACTGAACCATTCGATCACAGTCCATCTATAAATCCTGTGCCCAAGCCAAGAAGGACATTTCGCTATGCTAACTGTAACCACCATGATGAACGTATGGACAATTATCACAATCACAGGAGGAGAAAGTCTGTCGATGACAGTGATACAGAATCTTCTGATCCTTCTGTCCCACCACCTGAGCCAAGGAAATCTGGAAATAGAAAACTCAGACCCAGATCCAAAAGGTAAAATGCAAACTTCTATTCAGTTttaagacattttttttaatgtcctgttTGGTAgaaatgtattttttctaactgtcTCCACACTGCAAGGCTCTTGTTTAGATCTTATTTTGAGTGTGGGCGAAAACTGAAGGTTCCAGAGGAAACCAATGCAAATATAGGGAGAAAATCAATGCAGATATTGTTCTTGGTCGGATTTAGAAACCAGGACCCTAGTGTTGCAGGGCAACAGTGGTATCTATGTCACCATGCTgcccatcttaaagaggctctgtcaccagattttgcaacccctatctgctattgcagcagataagcgctgcaatgtagattacaaaaatacaaaaatggtcataacttggccaaaaatgctcgttttttaaaaataaaaacgttactgtaatctacattgcagcgcctatctgctgcaatagcagataggggttgcaaaatctggtgacagagcctctttaatactattTAAAATTGAAGTTTAACGAGCAGTACAAGATCCAGGTAGCCAGGGCGCCTAGATCCATACAAGTTTTTccatttataaataaaaataatcttcAGGTTGACATACTAAAGAGAATGTCTATAGATCCATAATAAAATTTCCATAAAAGAATGCGATATCTCATATTGGATATTTACACACGTCCATTAAAAAAAGGTGAGCATTTTGCAATGGTTCAGAGAAAGccaaaatgttatctttattaGCTGGTTCCTGTGTgtcagacatgcaggaccagTTTTCAGCCaaaccatcagttcagctgaactgacggaatcggttTTGACAGACCGATGTATACAGGATaaagagaagctgtatcttaaaaattaaaaatattttttaaataaaagtacatTTAAAACTTGTTTATggacacaaaaaaacattaatttagaaaaaaactaaaaaatcaaAATCCCCCCAtgaatcacagctgatcgctagaAGTCAAAGGGATAACCTTTGGTCATCTAATTTTTTGGGCATACTTCTAACAAAAATGCATTGCCcaaaccagacaatccctttaagctggCACACATACAAGATAGCTGTTAACGGAAAGGTCTCCTTCAACTTCCCTATAAACATGAATGCTCAGGTCGGTCATAAAATAAAGACAGAGGTAATCTACTCTGTGCACGCATAGCTGTGACTATTTGCAGTATGCAAAGAATTATGCAGCATTTGTAGGTACAATCTAATAGCCAATTACACaactgtaaagaaaaaaatgcattacTTTATGACCAtcaatgaactttttttttacaggaatgtAATGGTAAATGATATTGTCCTTGCATAAAAACGGTGTAGCATAAATATAAGCCATATGGAAATTTTACTAGAGATTTATGTAATTTCAATACAATACTGCCAATTGAAACTACAAAGAAGGAGCTTCAGCATGAagttgtgtactgtgtatatgtagtgaAGTTTTTAGTTGCAGTAGGGGGTGTCCAGTGGCCCTTCATTGTAACTTTAAAATGGTAAAACATACCTGTTAATGACAAAACATATGGACTGTTGTGTAAAACGGCCTTTTATCCTTGTCGTTATTGTCCTTCGAGCATGACGTTCATGGAATGCTGTGACTGATCTCTTGGCATCTATTTGTTTTTAGGAAATCCTTTGAATTTGAAGATGTTCAAACATTTAGACGCTTCATACAACAAACAAACCACCCTCAGATCTCAGAAGAACCCAGTGAGCCCTCACGATCAGCACTCTATCACACAGTATCAGAGGACAATATCTATGAGGAGGTTGCATGTAGGTTTCCAATTACTTTAGTCTTTATTACGTTTTGTTTAGTATTTGGCCAGTTTTTGCATTAAGCCTATTATTTTCTTTAGTTCCCCAGAAAGAAAACCCTTATGAAGATATCAAAATATCTCCTTTACCTGTCTGGAGAGTACCATCGTCATGGAAGATTCCTCCTCCAAGATGTACAATCAAAGCACCTAAGGTTGATTATTCTTATATTCCACAAATTATACAAGTAGGCTATACAATAGGATCAGCTTGCCatgatatttttttctttaccaaATCTCTTTTATTAAAGATTTTACGAAGGTGTAATTTGACTGCtattacaataaaattatttgaaTATATTTGAAGTAAGAAAAACATTCTTTTAGCAAATAATACAGTAagcgaaaaaaacaaccattaggCCAAAAGTTTGGCACATAAATGAGATAAATATCTAAGTGACAAGTGAATATATTACCACCTTATAAATTACTTTGAAGGGGAACTCAAAGTGTAAAAACCATTGCATACATTGTACATATTAACATGGGATGCATCTCAAAATATAACTGCAGCAAAAGTTGGGGGGGACAAGACTAGCTCCTGCAGAATTGGTCTATACCTAGGTAACCCATGGTGCCCACAGGTCAACCAATTTCTCAAGTGAGTTACATTACCTTGCCATAATATTTTTACATCATCCTACTGGAAACTAGGGTTAAGAAATATTACATTGCAGTGAGTGCAGAGCTAagcctaaggcctcgtttacatctgtgtCGTGGTtacgttagacctttccgtcaggggaagccatgaatggaaagccaaatgtttccatttttttggcagaaacataagcacagtcgactactctattgtttccactaaaaaactaaaaccatttgcaacggaagcattaccattgaaatcaatggtaatgcaaacggaagctatggtttccgtttggctttccattcgtGGGttaccctgatggaaaggtctaacagaacccatgaacggaagcccggcgcagatgtgaacgacgccTTGCAAGGGAGCACACTGTGTCATCTGCAAGGAATAATGCCAGTAGTCAATGACCGTTTTGATAATGGTAATCAAATACAATACCGCATTAAATTAACTTTAAATTACATTAAAACATGataggccctgtttacatctgcgttgggtaatccgttgttctgctccgtaaaagaagcagaacaagggaatcacTAGAAGTACTGGATCCTTTGCAACACGGACACCACTGGTGGTCAGCGGAAcaaattgactttaatgggtaccgTTGGCTTTCCGACAGGGTGTCCTtgtttttaccggaaacaataacccagcatgctgcgctattgtgtccggtattTTCGGtggaatctgcgatggaggcccctaacagagcctccaacgcagatgtgaacggggccttaggttATGCCTCGGATTTCTTTTTCATTCAACTGTTTTGTCCAGTGATATTTTATTACATCTAAACCTTAAGATGCCTACTAAGAATtgttattgttacattgtatgatAATGTAGTCAATCTCTTTATTCAGATTCCTTCAAAGCCAAATTTTCTAAAAAGACAAACACTGGAGCTAAAAAGCACCAAGCTATATATTCACAAGAAGGCCCCCAAGGACTCCACCCTACCAGTGACACTAATGGAATGGAAAGTGTTCCGGAATAGTGGAGAAACCACAAAAAAGAGAAAGAAGTTCCCTCGGGTAAGTTTCTTTATGTTAACACATTAGAATTTTTTAAATGGTATAGAAGTTGCATTCATTCTGGTATTATCGAATAGTAATTAACCTCTTAACTTTGGTTGTGATTATCAAAATTGAGCATTACACAACATCAAGTATTACACATTTTCAAGTTGTACCTATACATGTGTGATGGCAACATGAGTCAGTTAGTAGTACATGACTAGCTAAAAGGGTGTGTAACTGGGGGTACACTTACAAGTGATATAGTGTTATCATTAAGACTTAAGAAGAAGGGTGGTTTATGGCTGATGTTGACCACTTTGAGAGTAAAGGCTTATTCACAAGAACGAGtggaaactcggatgtgaaaaactgccatttttcacgtccgagttgcacccgtgcgggaccccctTTCACAgattcctcatagacttgagtatcgagggatccgtgaaaacggaagaaaataggacatgttctgtttttcaacggaccctttacatggtccgttaaaacaacggccatgtggacggccccattgaaatatatgCGTTCATGTTTTAACTGCGGTCACATAGACGTATACAACATCTGTGtgaataaggctgtgttcacgtgACCgtggcccttccgttgaggggttccgtctgaggttttcgtcgggttaacccctcaacggaaaggcaaacggaaacctaagcttccattttcctcaccattgatatcaatgttgacggaaacgttgctaaaggtttccgtttgtcaccgttgggacagggttctgttgtttttgtCGGACTCAATAGAGCAgtcgacaaacggaaacctttagcaacatttccgtcaccattgtggGGAGGAAAACAGAAGCTtagatttccgtttgcctttccgttgaggggttaacccgacggaaacctcagacggaactcctcaacggaagggcaacgatgatgtgaacaggccctaagccctaaagttttatttttgaaaaaagttgaatctagaatTTGATAGGTGTGTTTCTCTCCCATACAATTTTAGTGGGCACAATGTGTCTCTCCCATACAATTTGGTGGTATCTCTCCCATACAATTTTAGTGAGCACAAAGTTCATACGTATATACTATCAAACGTAGACTATATATTCACATTGCTCTGTTTTAAATAAGACACATTGTTCATCCTGTGTTTATttcaaaagcaaaataaaaagtcCCTATACAGGATATGATTGGGCCAAACAaggaaacacacacacaaaatcctTCCTGTCTGAATTCCGTGGCAGCCTAATCTCATTGTTACAATACTAGTGTTCTTTCTATGTATACTTTGAGTAGGAGCAAGTCCCATGTCTCTTCTTGCCTCTCTCAATGTACTTGGTGATTTAGGTTTTTGCTGTTCAtgttatttaaattatttttttactgtacattgGTAGATTTAATATGGTACATACTCCATGTTAAATCCAACTCTACTTTTATCTTCCAGCTTGTTATGAAGATACAGGATATTTTTGATGCTAAACGTGGAAAGAAGAGGGTTAAAATTCAGACCTTTACTGGCCATGATACTACATCTAAaggtatgatttatttatttatttattttttggggggggggggggggggctgtctagTATATAGGAATCAGCTAATGCAACTCTTTCCTAATAATTTCCAAGCCTACTTTACCAATTGTGCTTGGAGTTTCCTAGGGAGTTAATGTCGGGAAACTGCATTATTGCAACATTAATAATCTTATATATGATCCTAAAAATGTTAGAATGTGGTTAGAACTCCACATAAATATATTGAACCGATAATAGACCTAGTAGGAGTCATGCacacacaaataataataaatacctaAATAGgttgaaatatatatttcattaAATCCATTAAAAATTCACATGCCTATATAATAAGAAATAGATCAACATTAAACCAGTGCACATACAAGCTGTGTAACATACAGCACTGAAGAACCTTACAGCGCTGAAACCACTGGTAACTTCAGTGGTTACAGCGCTGTAACGTTCTTCAATGCTGTATCATCGTTTTGGCTGAACTTTCGTTATCTTGCTCCCCCCTAGTGTATTGCCTTTCCCGGCATTAGAGAAATGTTCATTCCTTCACTTTCTTTATGGGGTCTAGTGTGTTTCCAGTAAGCCACCCATAAGTATACCTCCCTTTAGAGTGGTAGCTACACAGTCACCTTTAACAATATATTGGGCTATATACATTCAGCTCCATACCTATTTTTATTGCTGTATGTTACACAGCTTGTATGTGCACTGGTTTAACATTGATCTGTTTTTTATTATCCATTTTTAATGGATTtaataaattttatattttaaacTATTTAGGAGTGCAGTATTGCAACGTTAACTAATTTTATTGAATTATCTATATTTTTTAGGGGAGGCAAGTGAATCTGAAAGTGAAGCAGAGGATCGTCATAAAAGTAAGCAAATGGATTCTGTCCAATATAATTTTGTGTTTATTGTGTATTGTGGGGGAGCAAGAAGATTATTCTATTTAAATTATTTCCTATGTTAAACGTTAGGCCATTCAAACTGTTAGATTCATTACTACATGTTAAAAAACAGATAATGGTAACATTACTgctgtgtgtgtatctatctatctatctatctatctatctatctatctatctatctatctatctatctatctatctatctatctatctccttaaTTCAATTTGTGTGACCCATAGTGAATTACCTGAATAGTTGTGTGGACCATGTAAGGAAACTAACTATCTTCCTTCTGCACATATTGTGAGAAGTTGCCACCACTCCCTATCCCATTAAAGCCAGACAAGATGACTTTCAACCAAACTCCCCATCAGTTAACTCTTAATACTAGTAATAGATGAAATTGccaatcttctttttttttttccatataaaaGTTCAAACAATAAGTAGACAATGGTTTGCAAATctagaatacctggtcatgctggATGAACCAGCTAATTTATCATGGATGAGTAGGAGCAAGTGTTTACTTGAAATTTGGGCAGGACTCCTAGATTGTCTTCCTTAATCTCATGACGCCCATAACAATGTTTCTCAATACttaatttaaaagaaaccgtgaggAGCAGAATACATTTTTAGCACCCTCAGGTTGTGAGACACATGATCAGaatataataataaatccccATGGTTTGGAATCTATACTAGAACTAAAATAAATAGAACtagaataaaaaataccttttctaAAATTGTTACTTCTTTCAATAGAGCACAATAAGCGTTTGACTCAGGTCCAGAGCTCATTAAAACGGAACCCTCACTACCAGACTTTGGAGAGAGACCTCATTGAACTCCAGGAGCAGCAGCTTTTTGAGTTATTCGTTGTAGTTTCTTTGAAGAAGAAGCCATCTGGAGAAGTCTATATCCCTTATATTACTCAACAATATCCCAATAAGGTAAACCCATCTTAACCATGTGTTTTTTGGGAAATCTCACTTTCTGTTCAGTCCTAGTTAAGAGTATTGCACCAATAGTTGTAAATTAAGAGCATGCAACATGCTCCGTATCATGTGTTTGTTTATAACCAGTTGGCTCTCCACAGAGACCATATATTTTATCCAGAATAAAGCGGTTGATCATGTCATATGCTGTATGTAAATCATCATATATAGCTAATAATATAGAAAAGAGGAATGACAAGAtaatatagagaaaaaaaaagtagctcTGTATTTTGTCGACAGCTGCTCCTGTATTTGTGGACCATAATTTCAAAGAATTGTGAATATTAATTGCCTTATCTGTATTTATTGTGCTTGAGCCATCATGAACAGATGGCCACTGCACAAGTCTATACACCTACACCATTAATCGTCTGTGCTAAAATGGACAGTATGACTTGTTTTGTCATGAACCAtagataatgtatataagtattaaTTTTGTCTATTTGTATCTTTTTAATAGAATGACCAGCCACTGAAACAGTCTAAAGATACAGAAGAGAGGCTCAAAGTCATCCCACAGTTTTGCTTCCCTGATTCAAATGACTGGGTTCCCACTTCAAATCTCAAAAGGTAATATTAAAACCTGATAGTAGTCAAATAGGCGCATCAATACACCTTTTATTTATGTCAGATTTAGTAGAACCCTGTAACTGGGAATCTTTTTTTATTCTCTTCCAGTGAGACTTTTTCTTTTGTACTAACTGGAGAAGATGGAAGTAGATGGTTTGGTTATTGTAAAAAACTTCTGGTAAGTACagtgctgcatatatatatatatatatatatatatacctgttaTGTTGGAAATATAGACATAGATATTGGCTTGCCTTTAATTCGTCATGACATCCACCTCTTCTGATGGCATGATCTCATTGGTGGTTCAGTGCGGAGAAAAGGGCACTATGCCCTGCCTCCTTCATAGTTTGCAGGTGTGTGAGACGAGTCCTCCGTCGGCTATGTCATGCTTTCAGCTGACCTTGCAGCTGTACTGGTAAACTAATAATATTTAATGTAGCTGCATATTCCGGTCAATGCACCCAATGCCAATGCTTCTGAAGCCTCCCTTGCATGTATTTAATTATAGTCAGTCATTGTTGGGGGCTTTTTAAGCCACCACATGTGCATTGCGGCAGCCGGTGTTCCTTCATCTCCTCCTGTAATTTGATTGGTTATTGCGGGTGACACCTCCTGTACTTGTTTTATACTATGTTAAAATAAATCCTTCTAAGATAATTCCATTAAGGTAAaaggtgttatataaaatttaaaaaaaatgtagtagATTAAGCACAACATGGACTAATgcaataaacttttatttttctattgtaGCCACAAGGCAAAGGAAAACGTCTTCCTGAAGTATACTGTATGGTCAGCCGACTGGGTTGCTTCAACCTCTTTTCCAAGGTAGTAATTGAAAACAAATCTGCAGTACTGCTGCCaactatagctgccacatacacatTAGAGATTTGTCATCATATCGTGTCATTTTTAGTAGGATGTGCTAACAACCTAATCtgaatttattttattacatccCAACTGATATCTATCTCCACAAAAAAGGATTGAGCATGTTTGATTTGTTTTAAATTGATCCTTTCTTTTTTCTCCCCACTTATAATGGGCAATGGAGATTTTTGGTAGCCACTCACCAATCCTCCAGAGGACATGGCAGttctctaatgtgtatggtcagctCAAATCCTACTCAAAACGAAaagttttataaataaataattttattgaaattattttgtatttttttttttagattctagATGAAGTAGAGAAAAGGAGGGAGATGTCTACTGCATTAGTATCTCCATTTATGCGCAGTGTTATGGATGCTCCATTTCCTGCACCCGGAAAAACCATAACTGTGAAGAGTTTCCTACCAGGGTCAGGAAATGAGGTATATTTATCAGTTTACGTGGGATATGGATGAATTGAATATCAGATGCCATGTTTCAGGGAGGGTTACTCCATTATTAAATATAGTTCTGACCACACTTTCTAGCCGAATCATCCATCATTTTAGTCAAAGTATAATAAAACCAATTTATCGTTTTACTTCTTCTGAAATTATTAATATATTCTCTTATCTTTTCTAGGTGATTGAGCTATGCAGGCCCATGGATTCTCGACTTGAGCATGTGGACTTTGACTGCTTATTCAGCTGCCTCAGTGTCCACCACCTCATCAAGGTTTTTGCTTCGCTTCTGCTGGAGAGACGGGTTATCTTTGTAGCTGACAAACTTAGGTAAATCCTGTTGGATGTTAGGATAGTATTTTAGGATCAACAAAGACTTAACGTGACAATATAACTTCGCTCTTCCATTCGATCTTACATGAGGAGCATAAAGACGATAATAGCATACTGAGCACCATTAATATAATTAATAAGGCGCGTGCACGAGATTACGCAGGCGTCGAAGAGTTGCCACGCCAAATGTACTGCCCTGTATGCCAGTATTGTAAGCCCATTTTAAGATCGAGTGCAAAGTTACGGTGGCACTTTATTTATTGGTACTAATGTCATTCTCAGTGATTTGACCttggcaaagttttttttaaagttttcttaTTTTAGAATTAGTATCCCTTTGGTGTAAATTTCAGATCCGTCCTTTACACAATAATTTTGGGACAAATTATTGTTACCTTAGGTCACTTTGTCTATGATTAGTTTTGGTTAAAATTCAGAAATAATGAAATATTTTAGCTGCAAGTTCCTTAAGGaacaaccttttaaaaaaaagagtATTACATATTTAGTTTGGCTTCGAATCTGATAATCATTTACCTTCGTTTCTCTCTAGTACATTGTCCAAGTGTGCTCATGCAGTTGTTGCCTTGCTTTATCCTTTCACGTGGCAGCACACCTACATCCCTGTCCTTCCAGCTTCCATGATTGACATTGTCTGCTCTCCTACTCCATTCCTTATTGGAATCCTGTCTTGTTCATTACCTCTGCTCAGTGATCTTCCTATTGAAGAGGTGAGTCTAAAGCTTGTATTTGTGTTACCAGCCAcagataacgtttttatttttaatgcaaaACCGCTATTTTAGCATTGTAATGACTATTATTAATGGCTTACTGATATACAAGGGCCAGAAAAACCTCTGTGGTTGGCTGGCACATTAAGTTCATAATATCGATTGATCACTCTTTCATATCATTGTCCATTAATAGAGATTTTGGGCAGTGGAATGCCATCGTGAGGGCAAACTACAAAAGTAAACGACTAGGGGACAATCATATGTGATGTCATCACAAACTATGTAGATGCAATCATCATGTCAAATACAATTATGTAGATGCTTCTGATACTTAGGTACTGGGAGACCTACTATAGTTCTGGGAGGTAGTAATGTAGCCTGGCAAATGTGTATATTTCCTATATGGAATTTATTTTCTAACTGTACAGAAAAAACCCATTGAGCCTTGAGGACACAACGATTTTTTCATTACTGTGTTCCAAGAGCCAATACATTTTTAGTTTTTCTAAGACATAAATGACATGTCAACTTTATTATTTGGATCATTACCATTACAGCGATAACAAattcatattgttttttttttttttatgttttactactttcgcGCAATAAAAAACTGAaagaaataatttgtttttgtgtcgctgctttttttttttttaccgttgtTTGAGCTATTTGGgtagtttttattttctttatggtGCTctacgtgcaggataaataacattttataGTATGGGGTACGGCAATAGCAatcatgtgtacttttttaaatattcattttttcctgcgttttttttcctttttttctttgaggttttaaaaatatatatttttaaccatCTCGGGGTTTAAAAGGCCATGATCAGAACCATCTGCGATTGTTGCAGCAGATTGTCAGTTGTAATATACACATCATCCCCGCACTATACATTTATGGTGCTTTGCGA contains:
- the DENND2C gene encoding DENN domain-containing protein 2C isoform X1, translated to MTIAMPGMHTMGSPECGLTRSAQQTLSRSHCKNIRQKISQWEVRVNSGSCGDLLDLKPKTPFCDQNGLTKSTEDGLDDRKLGVSRGKNLGLDFREGSRGNLLDRENNRVIPSQPNIYEDQVESPTNFNTKARTFLEHNIELPPGNFYTSAGMFKKSSMISQENLTEMVLEFKRRRGKSISTDKEPDLGSLMDQTIAIQSMENIYYDTEPFDHSPSINPVPKPRRTFRYANCNHHDERMDNYHNHRRRKSVDDSDTESSDPSVPPPEPRKSGNRKLRPRSKRKSFEFEDVQTFRRFIQQTNHPQISEEPSEPSRSALYHTVSEDNIYEEVAFPQKENPYEDIKISPLPVWRVPSSWKIPPPRCTIKAPKIPSKPNFLKRQTLELKSTKLYIHKKAPKDSTLPVTLMEWKVFRNSGETTKKRKKFPRLVMKIQDIFDAKRGKKRVKIQTFTGHDTTSKGEASESESEAEDRHKKHNKRLTQVQSSLKRNPHYQTLERDLIELQEQQLFELFVVVSLKKKPSGEVYIPYITQQYPNKNDQPLKQSKDTEERLKVIPQFCFPDSNDWVPTSNLKSETFSFVLTGEDGSRWFGYCKKLLPQGKGKRLPEVYCMVSRLGCFNLFSKILDEVEKRREMSTALVSPFMRSVMDAPFPAPGKTITVKSFLPGSGNEVIELCRPMDSRLEHVDFDCLFSCLSVHHLIKVFASLLLERRVIFVADKLSTLSKCAHAVVALLYPFTWQHTYIPVLPASMIDIVCSPTPFLIGILSCSLPLLSDLPIEEVLIVDLCANKFLKQVSDEDDILPHKLQAALVQILEQRNDIMYHEQHFTEEDVSLNSLVSEAFVWFFVEIVGHYSLHMYVNEKGERIFQRELFRKSHTSRSVRQFLDLFMETQMFAGFTQDRELRKSVVKGLFEVRACEYMKTLPETEPSGVNKFLKGLSNKMKFLQKK
- the DENND2C gene encoding DENN domain-containing protein 2C isoform X2 encodes the protein MTIAMPGMHTMGSPECGLTRSAQQTLSRSHCKNIRQKISQWEVRVNSGSCGDLLDLKPKTPFCDQNGLTKSTEDGLDDRKLGVSRGKNLGLDFREGSRGNLLDRENNRVIPSQPNIYEDQVESPTNFNTKARTFLEHNIELPPGNFYTSAGMFKKSSMISQENLTEMVLEFKRRRGKSISTDKEPDLGSLMDQTIAIQSMENIYYDTEPFDHSPSINPVPKPRRTFRYANCNHHDERMDNYHNHRRRKSVDDSDTESSDPSVPPPEPRKSGNRKLRPRSKRKSFEFEDVQTFRRFIQQTNHPQISEEPSEPSRSALYHTVSEDNIYEEVAFPQKENPYEDIKISPLPVWRVPSSWKIPPPRCTIKAPKIPSKPNFLKRQTLELKSTKLYIHKKAPKDSTLPVTLMEWKVFRNSGETTKKRKKFPRLVMKIQDIFDAKRGKKRVKIQTFTGHDTTSKGEASESESEAEDRHKKHNKRLTQVQSSLKRNPHYQTLERDLIELQEQQLFELFVVVSLKKKPSGEVYIPYITQQYPNKNDQPLKQSKDTEERLKVIPQFCFPDSNDWVPTSNLKSETFSFVLTGEDGSRWFGYCKKLLPQGKGKRLPEVYCMVSRLGCFNLFSKILDEVEKRREMSTALVSPFMRSVMDAPFPAPGKTITVKSFLPGSGNEVIELCRPMDSRLEHVDFDCLFSCLSVHHLIKVFASLLLERRVIFVADKLSTLSKCAHAVVALLYPFTWQHTYIPVLPASMIDIVCSPTPFLIGILSCSLPLLSDLPIEEVLIVDLCANKFLKQVSDEDDILPHKLQAALVQILEQRNDIMYHEQHFTEDVSLNSLVSEAFVWFFVEIVGHYSLHMYVNEKGERIFQRELFRKSHTSRSVRQFLDLFMETQMFAGFTQDRELRKSVVKGLFEVRACEYMKTLPETEPSGVNKFLKGLSNKMKFLQKK